The nucleotide sequence GCTCGCCGCGCTCGCCCGGCTGACCGTCGAGCCGGAGCTGCTGGTCTGCGACGGACACGGGCTGGCCCATCCGCGCCGGTTCGGGCTCGCCTGCCACCTGGGTGTGCTCACCGACCGCCCGGCGATCGGCGTCGGAAAGACTCCGCTGGTCGGCTCCTGGGCCGAGCCGGACCGGCGGCGCGGCTCCTGGACCCCGCTGCGGGACGGCACCGACGAGGTCGGCCGGGTGTTGCGGACCCGGGACGGCGTCAAGCCGGTCTTCGTCTCGGTCGGGCACCGGATGGGGGTGGCGAACGCCTGCGCCCAGGTGCTCCGGCTGACCCCCCGATACCGGCTG is from Micromonospora sp. WMMD1102 and encodes:
- a CDS encoding endonuclease V, with amino-acid sequence MPGTVAEAVAVQDRLRPLADLTGPGPAAPRTVAGLDVAYAEDGDRLAAAVTVLDTATLAVLDTAVVTGRAAFDYVPGLFAFRELPALLAALARLTVEPELLVCDGHGLAHPRRFGLACHLGVLTDRPAIGVGKTPLVGSWAEPDRRRGSWTPLRDGTDEVGRVLRTRDGVKPVFVSVGHRMGVANACAQVLRLTPRYRLPETTRQADRACRAELRRSVGV